The region CCCTTGGATCTTCACTCCATCAAGATCATTCACCTCTTCAACTGCACGTAAACCTGCAAGGAAACAAAATTCACTTTCATCAAACAAATCTTCAGACTTATAATTAATGTTCACAAAACTCATCAtttataaagaatttaaaacGGATTCAGATGAAGTAGAAGGAGATGACCTGTCCGGTAAGCGATGGTGGCCCCAGCGCTGTTCCCCATAAGATAACACTTGGAATAATCCGCGTATTGACGCAACCACTCATCTTCGCAGTTTCCGATCCACCGCAGTGCTTCCGCGCCATCGTCGTAGCCCGCCGGCAGTCGGTGCTCCGGCGCGAGACGGTACTCGACGGAGGCCACAATGGCCTGGGCGGAATCGGCCATTTGGACGCAGAAATCATGGAACATGGAGGAAGCCGCACTGAGCAGCACGAATCCCCCTCCGTGAAAGAAAATGATGAGAGGAAGCTTGTTGGGGTTGGAAGGGTTGGAAGAGGATAGCAGTGATCGTGGGAGGAATAAGCGCAGCCATGTGTGGTTGTGTGGGTTGATGGTGATGTCTTTGGTGAGAACTGAGATGGGAAGAGAGGGGTCTGAAGAGGGTGCGGTGGTTGGAGCGGCGTTGCCGCGAGTGAAGGTGCCGTCGGGGTTGGGGAGGATTTGGAGGCGGTGGTAGGGGTCAATGGTTTCGTTGGACATGGTGGAGTAAATGGAgaaactttttttgttttctttgataTTGCAGTGAAGATTGCACCGAGTCCTTTAATGCTAAGAGATCGTTTGTGTAAGAATAAGAAGTTGAGAATGGAGTTATTTATTGTGTTCTTTAATATGCATGTGCAAGGAGAGAGGATTGTTTAATTTGGTTGACCAACACTTttgtggttatatatatatatatatatatattttttttttttttgctaagaGTATTCTTGGTATCACATTTACGTGGATATGTGAAATAGTTGTAATATTAACTTACCACGTGggattggattaaaaaaaatatatttttgataaacGTGTAGAAGTTTGGTTGAATTAACTTGATCCATATTAAAAGGATCCCGACTGAGATTGAaggtgatttgatgtataatacattattaataatattattttatattttggtaattttatattttaaaattttataatttaattattactatGTGACAATTCCAAAGGTTATTTCTTTATAGATAAGTACTCAAATTATGGGGCTATGCAACTTAATCTCTAGAGCTCTGTCtttgataaaagataataaaa is a window of Vigna unguiculata cultivar IT97K-499-35 chromosome 4, ASM411807v1, whole genome shotgun sequence DNA encoding:
- the LOC114181293 gene encoding carboxylesterase 1-like; the protein is MSNETIDPYHRLQILPNPDGTFTRGNAAPTTAPSSDPSLPISVLTKDITINPHNHTWLRLFLPRSLLSSSNPSNPNKLPLIIFFHGGGFVLLSAASSMFHDFCVQMADSAQAIVASVEYRLAPEHRLPAGYDDGAEALRWIGNCEDEWLRQYADYSKCYLMGNSAGATIAYRTGLRAVEEVNDLDGVKIQGLILRQPFFGGVQRTESELRLANNRLIPLCVTDSMWELALPTGADRDHEYCSVRAGNGVQKFEKMKDLGWRVLVSGNNGDLLVDRYKELAQLMEEKGVKVVKDFQEEGFHGVELFDPLKASQFIDLVKHFINPNCV